The following are encoded together in the Pectobacterium wasabiae CFBP 3304 genome:
- a CDS encoding protein-glutamate methylesterase/protein-glutamine glutaminase, producing MSKIRVLCVDDSALMRQIMTEIINSHPDMEVVATAPDPLVARDLIKKFNPQVLTLDVEMPRMDGLDFLEKLMRLRPMPVVMVSSLTGKGSEITLRALELGAIDFVTKPQLGIREGMLAYSELIAEKIRMAAKARLPQRSTAAEPTKIIQHMPLLSSEKLIAIGASTGGTEAIRHVLQPLPPTSPALLITQHMPPGFTKSFAERLNKLCQITVKEAEDGERVLPGHAYIAPGARHLELARSGANYQVRLNDGPPVNRHRPSVDVLFRSVAQYAGRNAVGVILTGMGNDGAAGMLELHQAGAYTLAQNEASCVVFGMPREAIAMGGVDEVVDLHQVSQRMLAQISAGQALRI from the coding sequence ATGAGCAAAATAAGAGTATTATGTGTTGATGATTCTGCCCTGATGCGCCAGATCATGACTGAAATAATTAATAGCCATCCCGATATGGAAGTTGTCGCGACCGCACCAGATCCATTAGTTGCTCGTGATTTGATTAAAAAATTCAATCCTCAGGTATTAACACTGGATGTTGAAATGCCGCGTATGGATGGGCTGGATTTTCTTGAAAAACTTATGCGTCTGCGTCCGATGCCTGTTGTAATGGTGTCGTCGCTGACGGGAAAGGGTTCAGAAATTACGCTTCGCGCGCTGGAACTTGGCGCTATTGATTTTGTCACCAAGCCGCAACTGGGTATCCGCGAAGGGATGTTGGCATACAGCGAACTGATTGCGGAAAAAATTCGTATGGCTGCGAAAGCGCGTTTGCCGCAACGTAGCACCGCAGCAGAGCCGACAAAAATTATTCAGCATATGCCGCTGCTCAGTAGTGAGAAGCTGATCGCGATTGGTGCATCCACAGGGGGGACGGAAGCAATACGACATGTATTACAGCCCCTGCCGCCAACAAGTCCTGCGCTATTGATTACACAGCACATGCCACCTGGCTTTACGAAGTCATTCGCTGAGCGCTTGAACAAGCTATGCCAGATTACGGTGAAAGAAGCAGAAGATGGGGAACGTGTGCTTCCTGGGCATGCATATATTGCTCCTGGAGCTCGCCACCTTGAACTGGCTCGTAGTGGGGCAAACTATCAAGTACGTTTAAATGATGGGCCTCCAGTTAATCGGCATCGTCCATCAGTTGATGTGTTATTCCGTTCGGTTGCACAATACGCCGGGCGAAATGCCGTAGGGGTAATCCTTACTGGGATGGGGAATGATGGGGCAGCCGGCATGTTGGAACTCCATCAGGCCGGCGCTTATACTCTGGCCCAAAATGAAGCAAGTTGTGTGGTTTTTGGGATGCCACGTGAAGCGATTGCTATGGGTGGCGTTGATGAAGTGGTGGATTTGCACCAGGTGAGCCAGCGTATGTTGGCACAAATCTCTGCCGGACAGGCATTACGTATATAA
- the cheZ gene encoding protein phosphatase CheZ, with protein sequence MTPHMPSVNDTASATEIISRIGQLTRMLRDSLKELGLDNAIAEAAEAIPDARDRLDYVVQMTAQAAERALNCVEAAQPRQNQLEADAKSLKVRWDEWFENPIELADARELVTDTRSYLEDVPQHTSFTNAQLLEIMMAQDFQDLTGQVIKRMMDVVQEIEKQLLMVLLENIPEKPDAPKRANDGLLNGPQLDKGAAGIVANQDQVDDLLDSLGF encoded by the coding sequence ATGACGCCACATATGCCGTCTGTGAACGACACAGCTTCAGCTACCGAGATCATTTCGCGTATCGGCCAATTAACTCGTATGCTGCGCGACAGTTTGAAAGAACTGGGTCTGGATAATGCAATAGCAGAAGCCGCAGAGGCTATTCCTGATGCCCGCGATCGTCTTGACTATGTTGTCCAGATGACTGCGCAAGCAGCGGAGCGAGCTCTGAACTGCGTAGAGGCTGCACAGCCGCGTCAGAACCAATTAGAAGCTGATGCTAAATCTCTGAAGGTTCGTTGGGATGAATGGTTTGAAAATCCAATCGAACTGGCTGATGCACGAGAATTGGTAACAGATACGCGTAGCTATCTTGAAGATGTACCACAGCATACCTCGTTTACCAACGCCCAATTGTTGGAAATTATGATGGCGCAGGATTTCCAGGACCTTACCGGTCAGGTAATCAAGCGTATGATGGATGTTGTTCAGGAGATCGAAAAACAATTGCTGATGGTGTTGCTGGAAAATATCCCAGAAAAACCAGATGCACCTAAGCGTGCGAATGATGGTCTTCTGAATGGGCCACAGTTGGACAAAGGTGCAGCAGGTATTGTAGCCAACCAAGATCAGGTTGATGACCTTCTGGATAGTCTCGGGTTCTAA
- the cheY gene encoding chemotaxis response regulator CheY, with product MADKELRFLVVDDFSTMRRIVRNLLKELGFNNVEEAEDGADALNKLRASAFDFVISDWNMPNMDGLELLQTIRADGALSSLPVLMVTAEAKKENIIAAAQAGASGYVVKPFTAATLEEKLNKIFEKLGM from the coding sequence ATGGCCGATAAAGAACTCAGATTTCTGGTAGTGGATGATTTTTCGACGATGCGCCGAATTGTCCGTAATCTGCTGAAGGAACTGGGATTTAATAACGTAGAAGAGGCAGAGGATGGCGCAGATGCACTGAATAAGCTTCGCGCTAGTGCTTTTGATTTCGTCATTTCTGACTGGAATATGCCCAACATGGATGGACTGGAACTGTTACAGACTATTCGTGCTGACGGTGCGCTTTCCAGCCTTCCCGTGCTGATGGTAACGGCGGAAGCTAAGAAAGAGAACATTATCGCTGCAGCACAAGCAGGTGCTAGCGGCTATGTAGTTAAACCATTTACTGCAGCCACCCTTGAAGAAAAGCTGAATAAGATTTTCGAAAAACTGGGTATGTAA
- the cheR gene encoding protein-glutamate O-methyltransferase CheR, with the protein MKSTPSQNRPESASILTQMVDRLPLSDTHFRRISQLIYQRAGIVLADHKREMVYNRLVRRLRLLGINDFGQYLALLESDPNSAEWQAFVNALTTNLTAFFREAHHFPILAEHARKRPNGYTIWSTAASTGEEPYSLAMTLAEVLGNKASGCQVWASDIDTQVLEKATAGIYRQEELRSLSPQQLQKFFLRGTGPHSGLVRARPELASMVHFQQLNLLAPDWSVPAPFDAIFCRNVMIYFDKETQERILRRFVPMLKPGGLLFAGHSENFSQISREFYLRGQTVYGLAKER; encoded by the coding sequence ATGAAAAGCACACCATCGCAAAATCGCCCCGAATCTGCCTCTATTCTGACACAGATGGTTGATCGGTTGCCTCTGTCGGATACTCATTTCCGACGGATCAGCCAATTAATATATCAGCGCGCTGGAATTGTCTTGGCCGATCACAAACGCGAAATGGTTTATAACCGTTTGGTTAGACGTCTCCGTTTACTTGGAATCAATGATTTTGGCCAATATTTAGCGCTCTTGGAGTCGGATCCTAACAGTGCGGAATGGCAAGCCTTTGTTAATGCATTAACGACTAATCTGACGGCGTTTTTTCGCGAAGCTCACCATTTTCCTATATTGGCAGAACATGCCAGAAAACGTCCAAATGGCTATACCATCTGGAGTACCGCCGCTTCCACAGGGGAAGAACCTTATTCATTGGCGATGACACTTGCTGAGGTCTTAGGTAATAAAGCGAGCGGATGTCAGGTGTGGGCCAGTGATATTGATACTCAAGTGTTAGAAAAGGCAACCGCTGGCATCTACCGTCAGGAGGAGTTGCGCTCTCTTTCTCCACAGCAGCTACAGAAGTTTTTTTTACGCGGCACCGGGCCGCATAGCGGTTTAGTTCGAGCCCGCCCGGAACTTGCGTCTATGGTGCATTTCCAGCAACTCAATCTACTCGCTCCTGATTGGTCCGTCCCTGCACCATTCGATGCTATTTTTTGTCGCAATGTAATGATTTATTTCGATAAAGAAACCCAAGAGCGTATTCTCCGTCGATTTGTCCCGATGCTTAAACCGGGTGGGTTGTTATTTGCTGGGCATTCAGAGAATTTCAGCCAGATTAGTCGAGAATTCTATTTGCGTGGGCAAACTGTATATGGACTGGCTAAGGAAAGATAA